One Vibrio sp. 16 genomic window carries:
- the cytR gene encoding DNA-binding transcriptional regulator CytR, translating into MATMKDVAQLAGVSTATVSRALMNPEKVSSATRKRVEDAVLEAGYSPNSLARNLRRNESKTIIAIIPDICDPYYTEIIRGIEDAAMEHGYIVLLGDSGQQKKRESSFVNLVFTKQADGMLLLGTDLPFDVSKPEQKNLPPMVMACEFAPELELPTVHIDNLTSAFEAVNYLTQMGHKRVAQISGPESAVLCQFRHQGYQQALRRAGITMNANYCTNGDFTFEAGAKAVRQLLALKEPPTAVFCHNDAMAIGAIQEAKKLGLRVPQDLSVVGFDDIQFAQYCDPPLTTISQPRYEIGRQAMLMMLELLRGHDVRAGSRLLETNLVVRESAAPPRVL; encoded by the coding sequence ATGGCGACAATGAAGGATGTTGCCCAGCTAGCAGGCGTTTCGACAGCGACGGTTTCTCGTGCGTTGATGAATCCCGAAAAAGTGTCTTCTGCTACCAGGAAACGAGTAGAAGATGCAGTGCTAGAAGCTGGATACTCACCGAACTCTTTAGCGCGTAATTTGCGTCGCAATGAGTCCAAAACCATCATTGCTATCATTCCAGACATCTGTGACCCCTATTACACAGAAATCATCCGTGGAATCGAAGACGCAGCAATGGAACATGGCTACATCGTTTTACTCGGCGACAGCGGCCAACAGAAAAAACGTGAAAGCTCATTTGTGAATCTCGTCTTTACCAAGCAGGCAGATGGCATGTTGCTACTTGGTACCGACCTTCCTTTTGATGTCAGTAAGCCAGAGCAAAAAAACCTGCCTCCGATGGTGATGGCATGTGAATTTGCACCTGAGCTAGAGCTTCCTACAGTTCATATCGACAACTTAACATCGGCGTTTGAGGCAGTGAACTATTTGACGCAAATGGGGCACAAACGTGTCGCACAAATTTCGGGTCCAGAATCCGCGGTTTTGTGTCAGTTCCGCCATCAAGGTTATCAACAAGCGCTGCGCCGTGCGGGCATCACCATGAACGCCAACTACTGCACTAATGGAGACTTTACCTTTGAAGCGGGTGCGAAGGCGGTTCGCCAACTACTTGCGCTCAAAGAGCCGCCTACCGCGGTATTCTGTCACAATGATGCGATGGCCATTGGCGCGATCCAAGAAGCGAAGAAGTTAGGGCTACGGGTCCCACAAGATTTGTCTGTCGTTGGCTTCGATGACATTCAGTTCGCCCAGTATTGCGATCCGCCGCTAACCACGATTTCTCAGCCAAGGTATGAGATTGGGCGCCAAGCCATGTTGATGATGCTTGAGCTGCTTCGAGGGCATGATGTACGTGCTGGTTCAAGGCTGCTCGAGACGAATCTTGTTGTGAGAGAGAGCGCGGCGCCACCAAGAGTACTGTAA
- the hslU gene encoding HslU--HslV peptidase ATPase subunit has translation MSEMTPREIVHELNRHIIGQENAKRSVAIALRNRWRRMQLEESLRVEVTPKNILMIGPTGVGKTEIARRLAKLANAPFIKVEATKFTEVGYVGKEVETIIRDLTDVAIKMTHQQAMEKVKFRAEEQAEERILDALLPPARDAWGQNEQQDESSSNTRQIFRKKLREGKLDDKEIEIDVAAPQMGVEIMAPPGMEEMTNQLQGMFQNLAGDTKKKRKLKIKDAFKALTEEEAAKLVNQEELKEQAIFNVENNGIVFIDEIDKICKRGESSGPDVSREGVQRDLLPLIEGSTVSTKHGMVKTDHILFVASGAFQVAKPSDLIPELQGRLPIRVELEALSSNDFKRILTEPKASLTEQYVALMKTEDVDIEFTEDGITQIAEAAWTVNETTENIGARRLHTVMERLMDEISFEATDKSGSKLTIDADYVKAKLGDTIEDEDLSRFIL, from the coding sequence ATGTCTGAAATGACTCCTCGCGAAATTGTTCATGAACTCAACCGCCATATCATTGGTCAAGAAAACGCGAAACGCTCAGTTGCGATTGCGCTGCGTAACCGCTGGCGCCGTATGCAATTGGAAGAAAGCTTGCGTGTTGAAGTGACACCGAAGAACATCCTAATGATTGGTCCAACCGGTGTCGGTAAAACAGAAATCGCTCGTCGTCTGGCGAAACTGGCCAATGCGCCTTTCATCAAGGTTGAAGCGACGAAATTTACTGAAGTTGGCTACGTAGGTAAGGAAGTGGAAACCATCATCCGCGATCTGACAGACGTAGCAATCAAAATGACGCACCAGCAAGCGATGGAAAAAGTAAAATTCCGTGCTGAAGAACAAGCCGAAGAGCGTATTCTTGACGCGCTACTGCCGCCAGCGCGTGATGCTTGGGGTCAGAATGAGCAGCAAGATGAAAGCTCATCAAACACTCGTCAAATCTTCCGTAAGAAGCTGCGTGAAGGCAAGCTAGACGACAAAGAGATTGAAATCGATGTGGCTGCGCCGCAAATGGGCGTGGAAATCATGGCGCCTCCGGGCATGGAAGAGATGACGAATCAGCTTCAAGGCATGTTCCAAAACCTCGCGGGTGACACTAAGAAGAAGCGCAAGCTTAAAATCAAAGATGCATTCAAAGCATTGACCGAAGAAGAAGCGGCGAAGTTGGTTAATCAAGAAGAGCTAAAAGAGCAGGCAATCTTTAACGTTGAGAACAACGGCATCGTCTTCATTGATGAAATCGACAAGATCTGTAAGCGTGGTGAAAGCTCAGGTCCTGACGTATCTCGAGAAGGTGTACAGCGTGACTTACTGCCTCTAATCGAAGGTAGCACAGTGTCAACCAAGCACGGCATGGTCAAAACAGACCACATTCTGTTTGTGGCTTCAGGTGCATTCCAAGTCGCGAAACCATCAGATTTGATTCCAGAGCTGCAAGGTCGTCTGCCTATTCGTGTTGAACTTGAAGCGCTTTCAAGCAATGACTTCAAACGTATTTTGACGGAGCCAAAAGCGTCTCTAACAGAGCAATACGTTGCGCTAATGAAGACCGAAGATGTTGATATCGAGTTTACTGAAGACGGCATCACGCAAATCGCTGAAGCGGCGTGGACGGTTAACGAGACCACGGAAAACATTGGCGCTCGTCGCTTGCACACTGTGATGGAACGCTTAATGGATGAGATCTCGTTTGAAGCGACAGATAAATCAGGCTCTAAGCTAACAATCGACGCTGACTACGTGAAAGCAAAATTGGGCGATACCATTGAAGATGAAG
- the hslV gene encoding ATP-dependent protease subunit HslV, which produces MTTIVSVRRNNKVVIAGDGQVSLGNTVMKGNARKVRRLYNNKVLAGFAGGTADAFTLFEKFESKLQMHQGHLTKAAVELAKDWRSDRALRKLEALLAVADETASLIITGNGDVVQPENDLIAIGSGGNFAQAAATALLENTELDAREIAEKSLKIAGDICVFTNHHHTIEELEIPAEKIAE; this is translated from the coding sequence GTGACTACCATTGTATCTGTACGTCGTAATAACAAAGTCGTCATCGCTGGTGATGGACAAGTATCTCTAGGTAACACAGTAATGAAGGGCAATGCGCGCAAAGTGCGTCGCCTCTATAACAACAAAGTTCTAGCGGGCTTTGCTGGTGGTACGGCTGATGCCTTCACGCTGTTTGAAAAGTTTGAAAGTAAGCTGCAGATGCATCAAGGTCATTTGACCAAAGCAGCAGTGGAGCTGGCAAAAGATTGGCGTAGCGATCGCGCACTTCGTAAGTTAGAAGCTTTGCTAGCGGTGGCTGACGAAACAGCGTCACTTATCATTACGGGTAACGGTGATGTCGTTCAGCCTGAAAACGACCTGATTGCGATTGGTTCAGGGGGCAACTTTGCTCAAGCCGCGGCAACGGCTCTGCTTGAAAATACTGAATTAGATGCGCGTGAAATCGCAGAGAAATCACTGAAAATTGCCGGTGATATCTGTGTATTCACTAACCATCACCACACTATTGAAGAACTAGAAATTCCAGCTGAGAAAATCGCTGAATAA
- the ftsN gene encoding cell division protein FtsN: MANKDYVKRGRGSSGRKPTRKQAAPRRKPWRSGLIAILLVSVFGYGLYTLSTDPEPPAPVVETKPKPKPKPKATLPPPPEEKWDYVESLPNREVEVQAKEQVVSEIPYIMQCGAYKNAQQAEARKLDIAFQGINSKIRKKEGSSWYRVVLGPYKFKRDAERDKHKLQRAKIEPCAIWKEAQ; the protein is encoded by the coding sequence GTGGCAAACAAAGATTATGTAAAACGTGGCCGAGGCAGCAGTGGGCGTAAACCTACACGCAAACAAGCGGCTCCTCGTCGAAAACCCTGGCGTAGTGGACTTATCGCCATTCTATTGGTGTCTGTCTTTGGTTATGGCTTGTATACCCTAAGCACAGACCCTGAACCGCCAGCACCTGTTGTCGAAACAAAACCTAAGCCAAAGCCGAAACCAAAAGCGACGTTACCTCCTCCTCCTGAGGAGAAATGGGATTACGTTGAAAGCTTGCCAAACCGCGAAGTGGAAGTGCAAGCGAAGGAGCAAGTGGTTTCCGAAATCCCTTACATCATGCAGTGTGGTGCGTACAAAAACGCTCAGCAAGCGGAAGCACGCAAACTGGATATCGCATTTCAGGGTATCAATAGCAAAATCCGCAAAAAAGAGGGCAGCAGTTGGTATCGCGTGGTACTAGGGCCTTACAAATTTAAGCGTGATGCAGAGCGAGATAAGCACAAACTTCAACGCGCTAAGATCGAGCCTTGCGCGATTTGGAAAGAAGCACAGTAA